ACTAAACCACAGCAAGAAACTAGAATTCTCAATTGcaacaataggtgtacatcaaggctCTACTTTGTACCCTTGTCTTTTTGCTTTACTCAACAGTTGAGTTCTTAAACGGTGATGCAGGACAGATCTAGGGAAAAAATTCACTGTTCCAGTCACTGTTCATGCTGCTGTAGTGTAGTTACTTTTCGCAACACTGTAGCATCCTAGGTTTCTTCAAGAGTTGTCTTTTGGTTAGTCTACTTTGCACTGGAAAACAAGGGGTGTAACTATTATTGCCAGGGTTGGaatttttcatattataaatagaaACTTTCCAAACATTGTATGAGAAATGGGAATCTTGTCCGGTTTTGGGAGAATGTTGGGGTGGGTAAAGTTTTGTTGGAGTTGTTGGTTGCTCGTCTTCTCAAGCTGTCTTCCATTAATAATGCCTCAattaacacttttttttttttaaattccttggACGGGGCGTCTCTTAGGATTTTCAGTTCCAGGAATCTCAAGGAAAGAGAGGTTGATGACTGTACATTTTGTTGAGTTTCGGACTCTTTAGTTCCTAAAGTGAGAAATGATATGAGGATCTGGATCGGGGATGCTACTTGTTCGTTTGCTACAAATCGTTCTTCTCTTAGTTGTTGAAAACTCAAAATCTTTCTCCTTCCCCTTGAATAATTTTATTTGGAAGGCTAATGCAGGCTTTCATGTGGACTCTGATTCTCAATAGGCTTAATACTAATGTATGGAGGCCGTATATGGTTTCTTAATTTTGATGAGGCAATGGTGCGGCAATGAACTATGGATGCTTTTTTGTTGGTATGATATTAGGGTTTTGGAAGGGGAAAGAAAGGAACAGTTTTGTGGAAATACACTATTTTTGCTCTTTTCTTGACTTTGTGGATTGAAAGGAATGCAAGGATTTTTAATGGCAAAACAACTCCTTCCCATTTATTATGGGATAGACCtgttctccatatttcctttttgGCACAATCTTAGGGGTTTCCTCATGGGAGTTTTGTTGCCTGATTTTTCAGAGGAATTAACGAGGGGCTTTTATTATTTTCTGGTTGTTTTTAGGAGCATGCCTTACCCGTTATTTGTAATTGTCTCCCTTTTCCGTTATTGAACTttttttgctatcaaaaaaagAGAAATCATTGTATGAGGTCTGACTTTTATTATCAGTAAAATTTCAGCCTTTGGCTTTTAAGTGCTCTTAGGAATTTAGGGTTGTAATTAAAAACACAagatgtttttcttttgtttccctCTAAGAAACATAGGCCTTGATGGACGATTAAAGTAAATTCTGGTGTCACCACACTCTTGAATGCACTAACCATGCATTGTGAACAGTAACTACAACTAAGGATCAATGATGATGGTGATCAAGCAATCCTTCAAGAAGAGAACATTCATCAGGATTTTGATGAAATTTCTCACTCAATTGACAGTGATCAACTTGTTTGTTTCTCTTTTAATACCTGGCACATATTTGACAGAAGTTCACACAAAATATTTGGATGGTATCAATTTATATATAAGAGTTTTGGGAAGAAGGATGATTTAGCCTTGTGGTATGGCATTTGATGATGTTCCAGAATTGAGGAAGATGCAGTTCAGATTTGAGAAGATTTATAGGACATGAATTtctgcaaaataaataaataaatgaatgaataaaatGCAAACAGTTCCAACATTCAAAAGACAATACATATAAAGTTTATGGAGAGGTACTAAGTTTTCAAGTCATTGAACACAATCATGAGAAAGCTCCATCTAAGAGTTCAAAATACATTCAGGCACACAAATCAATTGTTCTTCCATGTGGGAAAATCATACAAAGAAAAGTTAGAAGGCATTGTTGGGATTTCGGTAGGCCTTGGGAGGTATACGCATTACAAAATTCAAAAGGACAACTCCTCTCTTCCAACTTTGGTAGAATCTGACGCAAGATAAAAACATGGAAAAAGAATATGCTACTTGGACATAGTTACTATTCACAGTATTGTAGTGTAGTACCTCTTCACGTTATTGCAGCATCAAGGCTCTGCTTTATTTAAGCATTTTCAGTCtttttggtttattttatttttcatggaGAGGATACGTTGTGGTTATTGCTGCCAGGGCTTTTAGAAACCTATGAATGCGTGTCGGGTTTGGAATTTTTCTGGAAGCTAGTTTTCAGGATTTACATAGCGATTGGAGGAACTGGTTGGTTTGATGTTTCTCTTTTTCTGTTGTTTTAGTTCCTTTTTTCTGGTTTGAATCAGATTTTCTTTGGGAGATATCTTTTTACCCTCCTTGCAAATTATTTCCCTATTAATGAAATTTCATTTGCTACGTAAAAAAAAAGAACCTATAAATTATCCTATGCAGAGCCAAGATATGGTGAGGGAACTCTATGCTTTAGATGTTGCATAGTTTTACTTTTATTATCAATAAAATTTTGACATTTGGCTTTAAGTGCTTGAAAAGATTAGTTTCATATTTGGTTCAGAAAATGTGTATCCCAAGGAATAGAGTGGTCAATACACAAGAATTCGATGGCTTCCAAGAGAAGATGTGATTTTCCATCATAAAGCAAATGataatgcaatatatatatatatatatatatatattgataaattCAAAACATGGAACAAATAAGGAATGATGGTTCTACCATGAAAGGGTCTACTCCATACTATACCACGGTAGACGGAACTAAGCAAGTTTCCTATCACTTTTAAAGTTATTATAACCACATGCAATTTTTGTTGCAAGCAAAACATCACCTTAGGGTTTATGTAACTACAAACCCATGAAGAGGATTTGCGCTTGTTTTCCTCTAAGAATATAAGCTTCAATGAACAATCATTGTGAATTTTGGTCTCCACTTCACATAGTCAATAGGAGGTTCCATTGGCATGTTGTTTATGGATGATAATCTTGATAGATGAAACAAAAAATGCAATAGAATCTAAACAAGAACCATGGAGACAAAGCTATATAATCTAGAGGTTTCAAAATGGTAGAAATACTGGAAATATGACTTAGTagttctaagaaaaaaaaaattataaagaaaaagtTAACCTTAATGATCAAGAAATTCCTAGGAGCAATAGACTGCATCATCTTGAATTGATGgaagaaggagaaattgaagaatatGAGATGCATAGAATTTAAAGCATGTCACTTAAAAAAGAGAGCATCTAGTATGCTATATATCCTGAAAATACTTCTAAAATTTTATGGGATGACTATGAGAACAACTATATTATACAGAACAGAACGTTGGCAACCAAGAAATAGTATATTCAAAAAGTAAGTGCGGTTGTAATGAGGATCTCAAGAAGAATGAGTagtttttataacaaaagaatatatattaGGTATGAGAATGTACAATCAAAGCGAGGATACTAGATAAAAATAAGCAAAGAACAaatataaataacaaaaaaaaaaattccttgtGATGGCCATATGGGATTTGTAGAAAAAAGGGATGGGTGATTCAGATGATTTGAAACTTGCAATGTAGACCAATATCGGACCAAGGCAAAGGAGTGATTTAATTGATGAGGGGTGGAGGGAGGAGAAGCAAAGACTCAGAAATCAGAATAACTTGAATTAAGGTAGTAAGAATGAATATGACATTACTGACCTTTTAGAGGTGTTTGCCCTAAAAGGACTCACACAATTGACCAACTCGTTATTCCAAATAAATAAGATAAATATATGGCAAATGTTGTGTTTGCCCTAAAAGGACTTGCACAATTGACCTACTCATTATTCCATATAAATAAGATAAATATATGGAAAATGTCGTGTTTGATTATGAATTGAATATTATCAGTTTGTTTATCCTTCCCCaccattttttccaaattttcccCCAGGGGTAGGGGTGGGGGAGGAGGAGGGTTATGATTCTTTATTTTGAATGCTCATCTTGTTAATCACTAAATTTGACACATAAACAGTTGGTATGTGTAGGCTTGTTTATGTGCTGACTAGTTGTTCGTCCTTGTGTGCAGGCTAACAGACATACAATTATTCTGATGCAGACTTCTCCAAATAGAGCAACTAGAACTTTTATGGATTATGACTCAATAAGTCAAGCTATGGATGGTATATCTTAAATTGTTTTTATTGTTGATGGTGTGATAATTATTAGAATAATTGCTACACTTAAGTACTTATCCCTGGTTATGTTACTCACGAAGTGCAAGCATTTTAAATGGCTTAATAGCTTATAGTTTGACATCCAAATAATGAGGGAAGATGTAAAGTGGTTTTTATCTTTTTGAATTATTTGAAATTAATTCTTTACATTGttcaagtgtttttttttttgacctTCTATTTGGTTGATGTATTTTGCTTCATTTGTTCGTCTAGTTCTCTTTAAAATCTTGTTGTGCTCTAAAATTTGATATCAGCAGCTTCAGAACTATTTTCTGGATTCAATCCCTTTATTTAATGTTTTCCAATACATAAGTATCGCTCTCATCAGTGTTTATAGTATATTTCTTGCATAGGTATATGTGGACTGTACGAAAGGAAGCTTAAAGAGCTAAATCCAGCAATCAGAAACATCACATACGATATTGGAGATCTCTACAATTTCATTGATGGCCTTGCTGACATGAGCGCTTTAGTGTACGTCTCACTCTTTTGTATTCTCCTTCTCTTCTACTGTACTGCTTTGTTTCAtaatttattactttttttttgggggggggggggggggggttagttATGATTGATTATGGAGGCTACACAAGTAGATAGAGTTTAAACGCATGATCCTTTAAGATATGCAGCTAAAATATGCACAAGTCGGGGAGGTTAGTCCTCTTTGCCCAACGGTTATCTTGACCTACATTATTTTTTGCAGCTGCATGATCAGGCGAACTGTGTTTGCCAAAGAGACTTTTTCCTGTATTAGGTAGCATTTGGTTTGCTTTGCATGTACTTTTCTTGCTTTTTGGAAGCAAAAACAGAAACAGTTTTGCTTTCAAAAGCAAGAAAAGTGCTTAAAATAGTCAAACTAAATGATACCTTGGTTGATCTAAGTGACATTtgaatgaaaaagaaaaggaagctATGTAGTTCGCGTGGCAGTTCAATttatcagtgttttaaaaggcgttaTTGTGGCACGCCTTGAGGCGATTTGGGCCTAAAACGCACAAAGGCATAAGTGGAAATGCGTAATTCCAAAAAGGCGTATGCCTCAGGGGATAAGGCATACGCCTCGGGTGTAAAGGCTTGCCTTTTTACGCCTCAAATGTCAAGGTGTACGCCCTTTTGGGCTTCTtggtttaaaacataaattaaaaaagaTAGAACCCAAAATGCATTGAGCAACCAGGGAGAAGAAGCTTCTTCTCTTCTACTCTCTCGACAAAGCCTCCAGCGAGCTTTCTCCTTGACGATAGCCTCTTCCCTCTCTTTGAAGTCTACAGTCTTCTCCTCTCTCAACGAAGCTTTAGCTCTCTCGACGAAGCCTCCAGTCTTCTCCTCTTTTAACGATTCCTCTGACGATTTCTCCAGTGACGTTTTCCTCTTGAAGAagcttcttcctcctctctcGACGAAGCTTCTTCTTCTCTCTCGACTAGAGTAGAGGGGGGCTAGAGGGAGACGAGATTGCGCGAAGGGAACATCGAAGCTGTCAAACAGAGctggtgtaacgccccaacctgggtctgccaggaaGCACTGCGTCTCCTCCTCCATTTGGTCCAAACAACAAGGGGGcggaccttatcggactaatgactggcccaaTAGACCAATACGtatcattttcagtgtgttttgtcctcattcacacacttcctgagaaaacttcccaaaagatcacccatcccaagattactcaaagccaaacacgcttaaccgtggagttcttatgggaaggctcccgaaaagaaaggtacatCTTGTTGATACGAGTAgttatatcaaattctttttaaacctttcttctaGGGGTATCACAGCTGGGAGCTATTTTGCCCTAGGTTTCAAGATTTTGGGCTTAATGTAAAAAATTCGAGCTCCTCTTTTACATTAaaaaccaatgttttaaaaggcgcctaagctttttaatttttaaatttaaaaatttatgggAACCATTTGTAATGTTTTggcctatatgatatttaaaagttatatattttttttctccattattctaaagtttttctcatttttttttactatatataaattgattttatttattaattatttaaaaaaatacagtcccaaaatgcttacgcctcaaTGCCTTGGGGCTTACGCTTCGCCTCGCGGAGGGTAAAGCGCCTCACcatacgccttcgccttttaaaacactgcaaTTTATATCTGTGACCCATACAAAAAAAATACTGTTCTGCTGTTGGTTGCCCCCTTGGGGACTTGGGTGTGCATGGTTAAACCCTGTGGTTTGAGATATATGGAATGGCATGCAACATTCAAGGAGCATTTTAGGGATAAATGTAAGCGGCATAAAACTCCTGCATTGTTACAGCTTAGTTCTGATGGAAAGGAACTTGGAAAAAGGAATGATCAAAAGTAGCTGATTCAGGTTGTTGAAAAAATTGTTTTCCCCTTATGAAGAAGAAGCCTTTCAAAAGAAAAGAGTTGATCTTGAATGTATGGTCAAAAGGTTGCAAAGTGCCAGAATGcttaaaatgaccaaaataaatgtcattttaggaaatataattaatgtgcagattattttgtaatatttgcaAAAAAACTGAAGACACCCCGTGGAATAGAATAATCGTATTAAAAAAGCTGGCTCCCTCAACTTTTAGAAGCTTCAAATATGTACTTttaaaaattcccaaaaaaaaGTTAAAAGCTGACTATTAAAAGTTTAAAAAGCTGTTACCAAACTCATTATACCCAACTTTGCAGGAGTTCATCCAGAAAGTGGGGAGCTGAACTCACCCTAACTTTTCTATGGAAGTTAAGGCTGATGTTGCCAATTAATATGATGAAAAAAGTATGTAGTGAACAAAAATGCAAGTGTGATGATCCTTCAATCATCTATGTAAAGAAGGATCCCAACATGACACAAGGATGGCCTTTCCCTTAATATGAAAGATTGTTTAGCAATTAGCTTCTTTTCTGCTCCTTGGAGGGAGAGGAGTAGAAAACGGAAGGGGGTGGGGGAAGGAGGGAATTTGGACTTTTGAGATATTGTAGGTGAATGGTTTTGAGGGAACACGGTTTCTCTGATTTAAATGTTGTCTAGTTTTAATTTCCCGATCAGAATTATATTGGATGAAAATAGAAATGAACAATGCATCTATAGTTGGTAAAGCAGTGATGATGGTTGTGGTGGTAGGGATGCATGGTGTGTTGTGAATAATTTCCCTGGATGCAAGCTCATTAATATCTTTTTTtggtaaaagaaaaataaaagaaaaaaaattcattgaAAAGAAGCAGCAACGTAATGAGGGTGCATTACCCCTCAAATGTCCCACACAAGGTTCATAAATAGACTTTAATATTTCTGTTTACAGCATGTGCACGAGTCCAACACCAAATCATGATCAGTTGTGGGTTGGCATTATCCAATGGTattcactttttcttttctttttgaagatagaaaaagaagaaattcatTAAAAGAGAAGAGGCGAGTACaagaggataagaaatcctcactttacaaaataaaaatgaaaataaatactaaaactgcTTTAAAACAAAGAAACGAAAAACTAGGCTAAAAGAGCAAATCAATCCCATTGAATATCAGAGAAAGCCATAATGTGA
This genomic stretch from Malania oleifera isolate guangnan ecotype guangnan chromosome 3, ASM2987363v1, whole genome shotgun sequence harbors:
- the LOC131151959 gene encoding enhancer of rudimentary homolog isoform X2; translation: MANRHTIILMQTSPNRATRTFMDYDSISQAMDGICGLYERKLKELNPAIRNITYDIGDLYNFIDGLADMSALVYNHSIQAYLPYDRQWIKQRTFQHLNRLAH